A genomic region of Pithys albifrons albifrons isolate INPA30051 chromosome 20, PitAlb_v1, whole genome shotgun sequence contains the following coding sequences:
- the LOC139681352 gene encoding uncharacterized protein, which translates to MIHCGKKHICAVVACILIFASIFICYWKDLQLPNTITRKIFPQAATASPAAQLCRGKIANSTITPLEGNKTFIISPYFDDRESKVTRVIGIVHHEDVKQLYCWFCCQPNGKIYVSNAKIDVHSDRFGFPYGAADIVCLEPENCDPTHVSIHQSTHGSIDQLPRFEIKNRKAEPFAVDFTVCISAMFGNYNNVLQFIQSMEMYKILGAQKVLIYKNNCSHLMEKVLKFYVEEGTVEIIPWPINSHLKVSSKWHFSMDAKDIGYYGQITALNDCIYRNMQRSKFVVLNDADEIILPLKHPDWKTMMSSLQEQNPGTGIFLFENHIFPETISTHTFNISSWSTVPGVDVLQHVHREPDRKDVFNPRKMIVDPQKVIQTSVHSVLRAYGNSVNVPMDVALIYHCRKPLQRDLPRESLIKDTTLWRYNSSLIMNVNKVLSQTIL; encoded by the coding sequence ATGATACACTGTGGAAAAAAGCATATTTGTGCTGTTGTTGCATGTATTCTTATTTTTGCAAGCATTTTTATCTGCTACTGGAAAGATCTTCAGCTACCAAATACAATAACTAGAAAAATCTTCCCCCAGGCAGCAACTGCCagtccagcagctcagctctgtagAGGAAAAATTGCCAATAGCACAATAACACCATTAGAAGGTAACAAAACTTTTATTATATCCCCATACTTTGATgacagagaaagcaaagtcaCTCGTGTGATTGGGATTGTTCACCATGAAGATGTGAAACAACTATACTGCTGGTTCTGCTGTCAGCCCAATGGAAAGATCTACGTATCAAATGCAAAGATCGATGTTCACTCAGACAGATTTGGATTCCCTTACGGTGCAGCAGATATAGTTTGTTTGGAACCTGAAAACTGTGATCCAACACATGTATCAATTCATCAATCCACACATGGTAGTATTGACCAGCTGCCAAGGTTTGAAATTAAAAACCGCAAGGCTGAGCCCTTTGCTGTGGACTTCACTGTGTGCATCTCTGCCATGTTTGGGAACTACAACAATGTCTTGCAGTTCATCCAGAGTATGGAGATGTACAAGATTCTCGGGGCACAGAAAGTGCTGATCTATAAGAACAACTGCAGCCATCTGATGGAGAAAGTCTTGAAGTTTTATGTAGAAGAAGGAACTGTAGAGATAATTCCCTGGCCAATAAACTCACACCTCAAGGTTTCCTCTAAGTGGCACTTTTCTATGGATGCAAAAGACATTGGCTACTATGGACAAATCACAGCTCTAAATGACTGTATATACCGTAACATGCAAAGGAGCAAGTTTGTGGTTCTTAATGATGCTGATGAAATAATTCTTCCCCTTAAGCATCCAGACTGGAAAACAATGATGAGCAGCCTTCAGGAACAAAACCCAGGAACTGGCATTTTCCTCTTTGAGAACCACATCTTCCCAGAAACCATCTCTACTCACACGTTCAACATCTCATCCTGGAGTACAGTGCCAGGTGTTGATGTATTACAACATGTTCATAGAGAGCCTGACAGGAAAGATGTTTTCAATCCCAGGAAAATGATAGTTGATCCCCAAAAGGTGATTCAGACTTCAGTGCACTCTGTCCTACGTGCCTATGGGAACAGTGTGAATGTTCCCATGGATGTGGCCCTCATTTATCACTGTCGGAAGCCCCTTCAAAGAGACCTTCCCAGAGAATCCCTCATCAAGGATACAACCCTGTGGAGATATAACTCATCCTTAATCATGAATGTTAACAAGGTGCTATCTCAAACCATACTGTAA